One genomic window of Procambarus clarkii isolate CNS0578487 chromosome 43, FALCON_Pclarkii_2.0, whole genome shotgun sequence includes the following:
- the LOC138373659 gene encoding Kruppel-like factor 18, producing the protein MLFSALSVVLYSGSWYGQLLLNNGQLLLDNGQLLLDNGQLLLDNGQLLLDNGQLLLDNGQLLLDNGQLLLDNGQLLLDNGQLLLDNGQLLLDNGQLLLDNGQLLLDNGQLLLDNGQLLLDNGQLLLDNGQSLLDNGQSLLDNGQSLLDNGQSLLDNGQLLLDNGQSLLDNGQSLLDNGQLLLDNGQLLLDNGQLLLDNGQLLLDNGQSLLNNGQSLLDNGQSLLDNGQSLLDNGQLLLDNGQLLLDNGQLLLDNGQSLLDNGQSLLDNGQSLLDNGQLLLDNGQLLLDNGQSLLDNGQSLLDNGQLLLDNGQSLLDNGQLLLDNGQSLLDNGQLLLDNGQLLLDNGQLLLDNGQLLLDNGQLLLDNGQLLLDNGQLLLDNGQLLLDNGQLLLDNGQSLLDNGQSLLDNGQLLLDNGQLLLDNGQLLLDNGQLLLDNGQLLLDNGQLLLDNGQLLLDNGQLLLDNGQLLLDNGQLLLDNGQSLLDNGQSLLDNGQLLLDNGQLLLDNGQLLLDNGQLLLDNGPIPNNLPEPFPVPYCRNGLALSP; encoded by the coding sequence ATGCTCTTTAGTGCTCTCTCTGTAGTGCTCTATAGTGGCAGTTGGTATGGTCAGTTACTACTTAATAATGGTCAGTTactacttgataatggtcagtTACTGCTTGATAATGGTCAGTTACTGCTTGATAATGGTCAGTTACTGCTTGATAATGGTCAGTTACTGCTTGATAATGGTCAGTTACTGCTTGATAATGGTCAGTTATTACTTGATAATGGTCAGTTACTGCTTGATAATGGTCAGTTACTGCTTGATAATGGTCAGTTACTGCTTGATAATGGTCAGTTACTGCTTGATAATGGTCAGTTactacttgataatggtcagtTACTGCTTGATAATGGTCAGTTACTGCTTGATAATGGTCAGTTACTGCTTGATAATGGTCAGTCACTGCTTGATAATGGTCAGTcactacttgataatggtcagtCACTGCTTGATAATGGTCAGTCACTGCTTGATAATGGTCAGTTACTGCTTGATAATGGTCAGTCACTGCTTGATAATGGTCAGTCACTGCTTGATAATGGTCAGTTACTGCTTGATAATGGTCAGTTactacttgataatggtcagtTACTGCTTGATAATGGTCAGTTACTGCTTGATAATGGTCAGTCACTGCTTAATAATGGTCAGTcactacttgataatggtcagtCACTGCTTGATAATGGTCAGTCACTGCTTGATAATGGTCAGTTACTGCTTGATAATGGTCAGTTactacttgataatggtcagttactacttgataatggtcagtCACTGCTTGATAATGGTCAGTcactacttgataatggtcagtCACTGCTTGATAATGGTCAGTTACTGCTTGATAATGGTCAGTTACTGCTTGATAATGGTCAGTcactacttgataatggtcagtcactacttgataatggtcagtTACTGCTTGATAATGGTCAGTcactacttgataatggtcagtTACTGCTTGATAATGGTCAGTcactacttgataatggtcagtTACTGCTTGATAATGGTCAGTTATTACTTGATAATGGTCAGTTATTACTTGATAATGGTCAGTTACTGCTTGATAATGGTCAGTTATTACTTGATAATGGTCAGTTACTGCTTGATAATGGTCAGTTATTACTTGATAATGGTCAGTTACTGCTTGATAATGGTCAGTTactacttgataatggtcagtCACTGCTTGATAATGGTCAGTcactacttgataatggtcagtTACTGCTTGATAATGGTCAGTTATTACTTGATAATGGTCAGTTACTGCTTGATAATGGTCAGTTATTACTTGATAATGGTCAGTTACTGCTTGATAATGGTCAGTTATTACTTGATAATGGTCAGTTACTGCTTGATAATGGTCAGTTATTACTTGATAATGGTCAGTTACTGCTTGATAATGGTCAGTTactacttgataatggtcagtCACTGCTTGATAATGGTCAGTcactacttgataatggtcagtTACTGCTTGATAATGGTCAGTTATTACTTGATAATGGTCAGTTACTGCTTGATAATGGTCAGTTattacttgataatggtcccaTCCCAAATAATTTACCTGAGCCCTTCCCAGTGccatattgtcgtaatggcttggcgctttccccctga